The DNA region GGGACATTCGAGCCAGGCGTCATTGCGGTCATGCCCTCCATAACGAGCCACCGGCCTTTGCGGTTCCATTACTCGCGGCGGCCCCGCGGGCGGGCCACGAGCCCCGGCCGGTCGGGCGGCGGTCGCGGGCGGGGCTCAGCGGGACTCAGCGGGACTCAGCGGGGAGGGGCGGGCGGCCGGCGGTTCCAGGCGGTGGCTTCGGCGGCAGCCGCTCCGAGGACCGCGCAGCGCAGCCAGTGCTCGCCCGGGGGCAGGTGTGTGACCAGCACCGGCAGGACCGTGCGGCGGGCCAGCACATTGGTGCCGGGCAGCAGGTCCAGGACCCGCCCGGCCCGCGGCGGCGCCCCGGGCCCTGCCGCCGGCCCCGCCGTCCGCACGGTCGATGCCGTCCGCACGGCCGATGTCGTCCGACCGACCGATCCCGTCCGCACGGCCCAGGCCGTCCACCCGACCGACGCGGTCCGTCGGTCCCGCGAGGTCCGGCTGCTCCCGGTCGGCGGGGGCGGGCAGGTCGCGCAGGCCGCTCAGGTCGCCGGCCGCGGAGACCGCGCACGCGCTGCCGGCCGTCTCCTCGCGGCGGTCGAGGCCGGCGTCGCGGTCGACGGCGAACCCGCCCTCGTACGCGTGCAGCGCTCGTCCCGTGCGGACGCGGTGGACGCGCAGGTGCCAGGGCGCGGCAGCGGCGAGCCAGGTCGTCACCTCGACGTCGGCCCACGGGCGCCAGGTGCTGACGAGCACGAGGTCGCCGCCGGCCGCGCCCGCCTTCCCCGCCCCCAAAGCCTCCTCGCCCGCCTCCCCGGACCGGGTCGCCTCCGCCCCCGGCGCACCCGCGCGCCACGCCTCCACGCGGAACTCCTCGCACGTCTCGCGCACCCGGAAGTGGACCGGCTCCGCGCCCGGCGGCACGGCGTCGTCGCTCAGCGCGAGCACCGAGTCGTACGCGCCCTGCGCCGCGCCGAGGCCGCCGGCCGGCAGGCTGAAGCCGAAGCGCGTGGAGTACGCGAACTTGGCGTACTTCGCCGCCCCGCCGCGCACCCAGGTGTTGTGCTGGCGCGCGCCGAGCAGCGTCACGTCGCCGCCGGAGCGCATCAGCAGCGCCCCGGCCTCCGGCTGGACCAGGGTCGCCGGCAGCGCGGCCGGCGGGAGTTCGGGCGCGGTCCAGAACGGGTGCCGCTCCGGCAGCGCCAGCGGCAGGAACGCCTTCATCGCCCAGTACGGCGAGCCAGGCCCGTTGTACTGCTCGGCGACCGCGGGCTGCGGATAGCCGTAGCCGACGGTCAGCAGCCCGTCGGGCGAGGTCAGCGGCCCGCGCCGGCGCCACCCGCGCAGGTGCCGCAGCAACAGGCCCTTGACCTCGCCGTGCGGCAGCGCGGTCACGTCCGCGTACGGCAGCGCGCCCCAG from Actinacidiphila sp. DG2A-62 includes:
- a CDS encoding DUF2264 domain-containing protein, translated to MTQDAQDAQDAQDAQDAQARRPERHGDAATGTYTAGRTDRDRADAPAGGDRADLQAWVRELTAPLLRYASPGGARFRLGVNTAHHDDAAADLEGYARPLWGLAPLAAGGGEFAHWDVWVRGLDSGTDPAHPEFWGEPGDVDQRLVETAAIGFALALVPERLWDPLSGAARDRVGRWLAGAVERETPANNWNFFPVLVGIGLDRVGHRHDASSRRARLDRLEGYALGGGPGDRFAADDAERIGAGWYSDGATAQRDYYIPWAMHFYGLLYAALAGPADPARAARFRERAARFAAGFRHWFADDGSAVPYGRSLTYRFAQGAFWGALPYADVTALPHGEVKGLLLRHLRGWRRRGPLTSPDGLLTVGYGYPQPAVAEQYNGPGSPYWAMKAFLPLALPERHPFWTAPELPPAALPATLVQPEAGALLMRSGGDVTLLGARQHNTWVRGGAAKYAKFAYSTRFGFSLPAGGLGAAQGAYDSVLALSDDAVPPGAEPVHFRVRETCEEFRVEAWRAGAPGAEATRSGEAGEEALGAGKAGAAGGDLVLVSTWRPWADVEVTTWLAAAAPWHLRVHRVRTGRALHAYEGGFAVDRDAGLDRREETAGSACAVSAAGDLSGLRDLPAPADREQPDLAGPTDRVGRVDGLGRADGIGRSDDIGRADGIDRADGGAGGRARGAAAGRAGPGPAARHQCAGPPHGPAGAGHTPAPGRALAALRGPRSGCRRSHRLEPPAARPSPLSPAESR